Genomic window (Chondrocystis sp. NIES-4102):
ATTTTTTAATCTGTCCAGCCTTGATGGAATAACTATAGTTTCACTTTTCAGTTTAGTTGATTACCCGTAGGTCGGGTCGAACCAATTTTAACTTTGAATGTTTAAATGACGGTTATTTTAGTTAACTTGAATAGCTTCAAGTGGTCTACCTGTTTTTGCTGCTGCCCTTTCGGAAATATAATCATAAATTTCCCGAAATTGAGGAACTGCACGCATTTCTAAACGACTTTTATCTCTTAGGGTAATTACCAAATCTCCCCACAGACCGACTCCTCTGGGTACTTTAACTATTTTAATAACTTCAGAATAAATGATATCTGTTCTTTGTCTACCCATCCAACCACCTATTACAGAAATTCGGCGATCGGTAATACGATAACGTAGCCATAATGCTCTGACGATCGCTCCTACTGTCAAGGGAATACAAATAACTGTAAACGCCAGTAATATATTAAAAATTAAATCGCCAACGTGGGGACCACCTTCGTAATAAACTTCTTCTTTAATGCCCATTGATTATTTTTGCTTGTTTTAATAACTCTTCTAATTCTCGCAAAAAATGTTCATATTTGCATTCAATTGCTTGAGGCTTCACAATAATTATGACCTTCCAACCAGGATTAATAGACAGTAAATAAGTTCTAATTACACCTTTAATCTGTCTTTTAAGCCGATTACGAATTACAGCTTTTTTACTAACTTTTTTACCGATAGAGATCCCAAACATGGTGTTAGACATTGCTAAAGGATCACTCGGAGCTAAGGCTATTAATGTTAAATGAGGACTGTAACGACGCAAGCCCTGCTCGTAAACAGTCCGATAATCGTGCCGATTTCTTAGCCTATAGGCTAGTGGCAATCCCACACTATTACTATTTATTTATTTAAACTGATAAACGATGACGACCTTTCTTACGGCGTGCTTGAATTACTCTTTTGCCGTTACTGGTACGCATACGGGCGCGAAAACCAGATGTTCTTTTTTGTTTGCGGTTAGTTCCGCCTAAAGTTCGCTGAGTCACTGATTATTTCCTCTATAAAGATTATTTCTTGTGCTTGACAAAAAGCCACAATCCATAATTTTACTACAAGATTAGGGATTAATATTCAATACCCACGCTCCGATCATCTGAGGGACTGGAGTACCAGTGGCAGGAACGACTTTAGCATATAAATAATATGTGCCGACTTTAGGGTTACGCACATTAGAAAAAACAATTTCTAAGAGTTTAGCTTTCTTTAAAGGTTCGGCTAACTCGATTTTAATTAATTTACTTTTTTCGTCCCAAACAACTGATTTTAATGCCAAGGATTGCTTTTTATCTTTATTTGGTCGGACTTCTATTTTATCCGTGTCAAACTTACCATTAAAATAGTCAGGATAGGAAATTTCAAATTGAGTTGCACCGTTTGGTAGCTTGTTTTTAGGAATTCTCAGACGATAGCGATCGCGTTGACGAGCCTGACCGCCAAAATCTAAGTAATAACTTAATATATCTGTATCTTGATTGCCAAAAATTATTAACCCAGGTGTACCTTGAGCATTAGCTAGGGTATGGACTCCGCCCAAGCTCAATGTTGCAATACTTAAGGCAGTTAATAAAGATTTTAAGTGTAATTTTTGCAATAACATAATTATTTTTTCACTAAGATCTAATTGTGTAATATGGGATAATTTAATTTTTCAAATAGCTAAACTAGATTGAGCAGCAATTAATTATTGGTTTAGACAAATTCACCAAACTTTAGCTTGCAATACTCTCTAGATCATCAAGCTATCAAAAAATTTGACGTAATTTAAGGAAGTAAGTGCCACTTGTTGAGTTGTCAAGTTATCTAGACAAGAAGATAAATTTCTTTATATTTACTTAATTAAGAATTCCACAATTGAGGAAAATAGATATACTTATAGCAATTTAAATCTAAACTTTTTTCAAAATTCAGCAAGCAGCCACTTTCAATAACTACTTGCCTAACAACTAAAACTAATTAAAATTGAAAACCTATTTTGCCATTAAAACCTCTAACTGAATGGTAGCCTGCACCAACCATTAAATTACTACCAGCAGCAAGATGCGCCCCAACTGAATAAGCTACATTTTCATCCCCAGTGTAATACCCCAAACCCAAATAAGGAGAAACTACGGGTAAACTAATAAATGTTAAAAAATCCGCTCCTGTCGCCCCTTCTTCCCCCGTACCAACTTCTATACCAGAACCTGCAAATCTAGCTCCGACCCCATAGCTAATTAAATCATCCACCGATCCTACCGTCCCCCAAACTTCGGGAGAAATAATTTGACTAGAAGCAGGGGAAACACCTATTGTCGAGATACAAGCAGTTAGAATGCTAGTTACAACTGTTTGCCCAGATAAAAATCTCAAACGATTAAGCATATTTTTAACACTAAAATTAAATACACAACCAATCTAAGATAATACATTCAACTAATGAACATTCGCATTGGCAACGGTTACGATATTCATCAATTAGTAGCTGATCGACCTTTGATTTTAGGAGGGGTAAATATTCCTCACCAGTTAGGCTTATTAGGACATAGTGATGCTGATGTACTTACCCATGCTATTATGGATGCTCTTTTAGGAGCATTGGGGATGGGGGATATTGGGCATTATTTTCCTCCAAGCGATCCAAAGTGGAAAGGAGCAGATAGTTTAGTTTTGCTAGAGCAGGTAATGGAAATTATCCAGTCCGAGGGATGGCAAATTGGTAATATAGATTCGACTGTGGTTGCCGAACAGCCAAAATTGAAGCCACATTTAAATAGTATGCGTTCTAGATTAGCCGAAACATTGAAAATAGCAATTGAGCAAATCAGTATCAAAGCTACTACAAATGAAAAACTCGGCCCAGTTGGTAGAGAAGAGGGAATCTGTGCTTATGCTGTAGTTTTACTTCGGCAGTAAGGTTTTGATAATTAAAGGTGCAAGATCTCTTAATTATCCAGATTTATTAGTTGTATTGCCAATAATAACTTAATTTAGAAACTTACAAAAGGCGATCAATAATGTGTCATTCCAAGCAAAGTAGGTTAAGTTAAGATAGCCAAATAGAAGGAACATAATTAATTAACTTCAAGCTTATCCAAGCCCAGCTAATTAAGAAACATTTGGTTATTTGGTTTGAATGTCAGAACAATAAAATAAATTGTAATTATTTGTGTTTATTGGCATCTTGTGTGCTGAACTCAAAAAATATGAGTGTAGTTTTAGAAGTAGATAATCAAGTTTATACCGCAGAGGAATTGATTCCTCTATTAACTCAGTATCAAATGTTACCAAAGTTAGCCCAAGAGATTTTAATTGATAAAATCATTGTCGGGGTTGAATGTAGCGAAGAAGAAAACACTCAGACCTATAATCAGTTTTGTCAACAAAATCAACTAACTTCGCCAGAACAAGTACAAGAATGGTTAGATAGTCAGGGAATGAATCATGAGCAGTTGCAGCATTTGATTACTAAAAAGTTGCGTTTGGAAAAGTATAAAGAACAAACATGGGGTGATCAAGTAGATGCTCATTTCATTAAACGTAAATCCCAACTAGATCGTGTAGTTTATTCCTTAATCAGGGTAGAAAAGCCTGAAGTAGCTCAAGAATTATATTTTCGGATTAAAGATGATGAAAATACTTTTAGTGCTTTGGCGATGGAATATTCTCAGGGGACAGAAGCACAGACGGGGGGTTTAATTGGGCCTGTAGAGATCAATGCTCCTCATCCTAAAATAGCTCAGATCTTGGCAACTTGTCAGCCAGGTCAGTTAATTCCTCCTACACGAGTTGGTGAATGGATTGTCATTGTCAGACTGGAAAATTATCTCTCAGCAAAACTTGATCCTCCTATGCGTCAAAGAATGCTCGACGAATTATTTTATCAATGGCTTAATAAAACAACCAAACAAAAAATATCTTTCATATCTACTCCAGTCAGCAGTTAGGCAGATCTTGATTTATGACAAACACAAATACTACTAAAATTGTTGAACAGTTTCTCTCCTTAGTTCCACAATTTAATCAACTTCCGCCCTCGGCGATCGCTCAAATTGCCCCGAAGTTGAAACCCCTAAGATTTGGGGTGGGCAAAGTGATGATCATGCGGGAAAAAATGCAGGGACAAGTAGCCATCATTTCGGAAGGGGAAGTACGGTTACTTGGTTATGATCCTCGGACTAAAATGCCAACTACCCTAGACAAGTTAAAACCTGGGCAAATTATAGGTTGGGTGAATTTGGCAAGAGGCTTACCCTGTGAAACGGCGATGGCAAGTACTGAAGTTGTCTGTTTGGCGTTGGATAATCAGGATTTTCTGGATTTAATTGAGCAATATCCCCAGTTGGCAGCAGGATATAAATATCAAGCAGCTAAGGTTGAAATTTTTGATTTATTGGGAATTCAACTAGAACAACAGGCACAGGGTGATTGGGAACTTGCAGAATTAGCTGGTAAATTAACCTCAGTTGCCCAGGTGCATTATTTACCCCCAGGAGAGCATCAGTTAAATAGTGAAATTGCTAAACCTTTAAGAGATCCAGATCTTATATGGTTAGTGAGTGGTGGGGGAGGGATTGATGAATTTTCTATTGGTAGTCGAATTGAACTGACTAAAGATCGTCAAACTATTACTGTTAATGGTAATCAACCAGTTCGCCTTATTTCTATTCCTCAAGCACATTGGTTTGAGACGCAGAAAACTGCAAGGGTTAAAGACTCTGGTTTAGAATACAGACCCTTGGATAATCCAATGAACCAGATTATTCCACGTCTGGAGCTTGATGATACGGATTTTGATGAATCTGAAGGGTTAGGGGAAGGATATACTTTTCAGGGGGAAGAGGAATCAATTCCTAGTGATCCAAAAAATTATCCTTTTGTGGCAGGGAAAACTACCTTAGAAATAGGGGTAGCCTGTTTCCAAATGTTGAGTAAGTACTTTGGTATGCCCTTCCGTAAGGAGGTGATTAAGCGCGTACTTTCAGAACAATTAGAGCGATCGCCGAATTTGTCTTTACCTTTATGTGGTGCGGTATCGGAATTAATGGGGCTTAACCCACAATTAGTTAATGTTCCCTCATCGGCAATTACTCGTCTAGAAGCTCCTTGTTTGGTAATTTGGCAAGAGAGCTTGGCGATCATGTACGAACTTAATGACAAGGAATTGGTAATTGCTGTTCCTGAATTGGGGGTACGTCGTTACAAGCCTGAAGATTTTATTAATACTTGGGGAGAAGGGGGGGAAATACTCTTACTCAAGAAAACAAAAGAAACTCCTCAAGAAACATTTGGTTTAAGTTGGTTCTTACCTGCCCTAGAGAAATATAAACGAGTTCTAGTTGAAGTTTTTATTGCTTCGTTTTTTGTGCAATTATTTCAATTAGCTAATCCTTTAATGATTCAAGTAATTATTGATAAGGTAATTAGCCAAAACAGCCCTGATACTTTGGGGTGGATGGTTGTTTTCTTAATTGTACTAAATATTTTTGAAGCTCTATTAACAACTCTACGTACTTATTTATTTGTAGATACTACTAACCGTATCGATTTAAGTTTAGGTTCAGAAATCATTGATCACTTATTTAGGTTGCCGTTGCGCTACTTTGAACGACGACCAGTAGGGGAAATTTCTACCCGTGTTAATGAGTTGGAGCAAATTCGTCAGTTTTTGACAGGAACAGCTTTAACAGTAGTTTTAGACTGTATATTTTCAGTGATCTATGTGGTGGTCATGTTTCTCTACAGTCCTTTGCTTACCGCCGTTACCTTGGCAATTATTCCAGTATTTGTGGGGTTAACTTTGATGTTTTCGCCAACAATTCGTAAGCAGTTGAGGGTTAAAGCCGAACGAAATGCCGAAACTCAATCTTACTTGGTGGAGATTTTAACAGGTATTCAAACAGTTAAAGCCCAAAATATTGAATTGCGATCGCGCTGGAAATGGCAAGAGTATTATGGACGATATATTTCTACAGGCTTTCAAACTGTAATCACCTCCACCCTCGCTAAATCTGCTAGTACTTTTTTAAATAAGTTATCGCAAGTTATCACCATAGGTTTAGGGGCTTATTTGGTTTTGGATGGCAAACTTACCCTAGGTCAATTGATTGCTTTTAGAATTATTGCAGGTTATGTAACTTCTCCTGTGATGCGTCTTGCGACTCTATGGCAAAACTTCCAAGAAACTGCTTTATCTTTAGAGCGTTTGGCTGATATTGTTGATCATCCTGAAGAAGGGGAAAGTGACCGTAATAATATCCCCATGCCCGCAGTTAAAGGTAGAGTGAAATATGATAATCTCTCCTTCCGCTTTAAAAATAATGGCCCTCTACAATTAAAGAATGTTACCACTGAATTTGCTCCTGGAACATTTGTGGCAATTGTGGGGGAAAGTGGTGCTGGTAAAAGTACCATGACTAAACTTTTATCCCGACTTTATGAGCCTGAAGGGGGTCGAATCTTAATTGATGGATATGATATTAACCGTGTAGAGTTGTATTCTCTCCGTCGTCAGATCGGGGTTGTACCTCAAGATACTTTATTGTTTGAAGGCACAATTTTAGATAATATTGCCCTGACTAACCCTGATGCTACGACTGAAGAAATAATTGCTGCTGCTCAAATTGCTGCTGCTCATGACTTTATTATGACGCTCCCCAATGGTTATAATACCAGAGTAGGGGAAAGGGGTTCATCATTATCTGGTGGACAAAGACAAAGAATAGCGATCGCTCGGACAATTTTACAAGCACCTGCAATGATGGTTTTGGATGAAGCTACTAGTGCTTTAGATTTTGCAACAGAGCAAGAAGTCTCTCGTAATTTGAAAGAAGCCCTCAAAGGTCGCACTGTCTTTTTTATTACTCACCGCCTAGGGACAATTAAAAACGCCGACACTATTGTGATGATGGATGCAGGTTCAATTGTTGAGCGAGGTACTCATGAGGAATTGATGGCATTGAAAGGACGTTATTGTTATCTCTATCAGCAACAAGAGTCTTCTGTTTAATCAACTGTGACAATTTAAGGAACTGCGTTTAGGGTCAATTGTTTTTAGGCACAAGGCACGCTTACACTAGGCACGCTTGTATTAGGTTTACTGGTATATTGCTTGTATAGAGCCTAATGAATCCTGTAAAAAAATTAAGCGTATACCAAAAAGCTTTTCAACTTTCTATCTTGGTTTACAAAATAACTAAACATTTTCCTAAAGAAGAATTGTTCAGTCTTACGAATCAAATGAGAAGATGCGCTGTTTCAGTTCCATCTAATATCGCTGAGGGTAAAGGAAGATATTCAGATAAAGAATATGTTCGATTCCTAGCCATTGCAAGAGGTTCATTATTTGAACTCCAAACGCACAGTTAGATATTTCAGAAGAATTAGGATATATAGCAAATTTAGAAGATTTGAAAATTACTAATGCGTTAATTGATGAAATCGGACGAATGTTGACCTCAATGATTAACAAGCTTTCCTAGTAGCTAGTGCCTAGTAGCTAGTGCAAGCGTGCCTTTCCACGAGCTATAAAATAGTTTTCTGTTCTAAATTTACCAAATGTGCTTAAACTAAAGATCATTAGCAAAAGCAGCGTAGAGATAAGCAAAGGCACAGATTCATGAGTGATTTATCTAAAAAACCAATTGGTATCATTGGGGCTTCTGGATACGGTGGGGTTCAATTAGTAAAATTATTGTTGGAGCATCCTGGCGTTGAAGTTGTTTATTTGGGGGGTGAAAGTAGTGCAGGTAAACAATATGGCTCTATTTATCCCCATTTAGCTCATTGTATAAATCTTAATGTTGAATCTATTGATTTAGAAGTAATTGGCGATCGCTGTGAAGCTGTATTTTTAGGTTTACCCAATGGTTTGGCTTGTGATCTTGCTCCTACTCTAATTGATAAGGGTTGTAAGGTTCTAGATCTTTCTGCTGACTATCGTTTTAGTGATCTAGATATTTATACTAGTTGGTATAAAAAGGAACGTTCTGATCAGGCGATCGCACTTGGGGCTGTTTATGGTTTACCTGAGTTGTATCGTGATCAAATTAAACAAGCTCAATTGATTGGTTGTCCTGGATGTTATCCTACTGCTAGTTTGTTAGCCTTAGCACCACTACTTAAGCAAGGTTTAGTTGACCCATCTACTGTAATTATCGATGCTAAATCTGGTACTTCTGGCGGTGGTCGTCAAGCAAAAACGAATTTATTA
Coding sequences:
- the rnpA gene encoding protein subunit of ribonuclease P; amino-acid sequence: MGLPLAYRLRNRHDYRTVYEQGLRRYSPHLTLIALAPSDPLAMSNTMFGISIGKKVSKKAVIRNRLKRQIKGVIRTYLLSINPGWKVIIIVKPQAIECKYEHFLRELEELLKQAKIINGH
- the rpl34 gene encoding 50S ribosomal protein L34, with the protein product MTQRTLGGTNRKQKRTSGFRARMRTSNGKRVIQARRKKGRHRLSV
- a CDS encoding 2-C-methyl-D-erythritol 2,4-cyclodiphosphate synthase, whose translation is MNIRIGNGYDIHQLVADRPLILGGVNIPHQLGLLGHSDADVLTHAIMDALLGALGMGDIGHYFPPSDPKWKGADSLVLLEQVMEIIQSEGWQIGNIDSTVVAEQPKLKPHLNSMRSRLAETLKIAIEQISIKATTNEKLGPVGREEGICAYAVVLLRQ
- a CDS encoding PpiC-type peptidyl-prolyl cis-trans isomerase: MSVVLEVDNQVYTAEELIPLLTQYQMLPKLAQEILIDKIIVGVECSEEENTQTYNQFCQQNQLTSPEQVQEWLDSQGMNHEQLQHLITKKLRLEKYKEQTWGDQVDAHFIKRKSQLDRVVYSLIRVEKPEVAQELYFRIKDDENTFSALAMEYSQGTEAQTGGLIGPVEINAPHPKIAQILATCQPGQLIPPTRVGEWIVIVRLENYLSAKLDPPMRQRMLDELFYQWLNKTTKQKISFISTPVSS
- a CDS encoding toxin secretion ABC transporter ATP-binding protein; amino-acid sequence: MTNTNTTKIVEQFLSLVPQFNQLPPSAIAQIAPKLKPLRFGVGKVMIMREKMQGQVAIISEGEVRLLGYDPRTKMPTTLDKLKPGQIIGWVNLARGLPCETAMASTEVVCLALDNQDFLDLIEQYPQLAAGYKYQAAKVEIFDLLGIQLEQQAQGDWELAELAGKLTSVAQVHYLPPGEHQLNSEIAKPLRDPDLIWLVSGGGGIDEFSIGSRIELTKDRQTITVNGNQPVRLISIPQAHWFETQKTARVKDSGLEYRPLDNPMNQIIPRLELDDTDFDESEGLGEGYTFQGEEESIPSDPKNYPFVAGKTTLEIGVACFQMLSKYFGMPFRKEVIKRVLSEQLERSPNLSLPLCGAVSELMGLNPQLVNVPSSAITRLEAPCLVIWQESLAIMYELNDKELVIAVPELGVRRYKPEDFINTWGEGGEILLLKKTKETPQETFGLSWFLPALEKYKRVLVEVFIASFFVQLFQLANPLMIQVIIDKVISQNSPDTLGWMVVFLIVLNIFEALLTTLRTYLFVDTTNRIDLSLGSEIIDHLFRLPLRYFERRPVGEISTRVNELEQIRQFLTGTALTVVLDCIFSVIYVVVMFLYSPLLTAVTLAIIPVFVGLTLMFSPTIRKQLRVKAERNAETQSYLVEILTGIQTVKAQNIELRSRWKWQEYYGRYISTGFQTVITSTLAKSASTFLNKLSQVITIGLGAYLVLDGKLTLGQLIAFRIIAGYVTSPVMRLATLWQNFQETALSLERLADIVDHPEEGESDRNNIPMPAVKGRVKYDNLSFRFKNNGPLQLKNVTTEFAPGTFVAIVGESGAGKSTMTKLLSRLYEPEGGRILIDGYDINRVELYSLRRQIGVVPQDTLLFEGTILDNIALTNPDATTEEIIAAAQIAAAHDFIMTLPNGYNTRVGERGSSLSGGQRQRIAIARTILQAPAMMVLDEATSALDFATEQEVSRNLKEALKGRTVFFITHRLGTIKNADTIVMMDAGSIVERGTHEELMALKGRYCYLYQQQESSV
- a CDS encoding S23 ribosomal protein, whose amino-acid sequence is MNPVKKLSVYQKAFQLSILVYKITKHFPKEELFSLTNQMRRCAVSVPSNIAEGKGRYSDKEYVRFLAIARGSLFELQTHS
- the argC gene encoding N-acetyl-gamma-glutamyl-phosphate reductase, translated to MSDLSKKPIGIIGASGYGGVQLVKLLLEHPGVEVVYLGGESSAGKQYGSIYPHLAHCINLNVESIDLEVIGDRCEAVFLGLPNGLACDLAPTLIDKGCKVLDLSADYRFSDLDIYTSWYKKERSDQAIALGAVYGLPELYRDQIKQAQLIGCPGCYPTASLLALAPLLKQGLVDPSTVIIDAKSGTSGGGRQAKTNLLLAEADNSLAAYGVANHRHTPEIEQICSSLARQEVRVQFTPHLIPMVRGILATVYATLRDPGLVRDDLITIYSAFYRSSSFVNILHNGIYPQTKWACGTNVAHLGIEVDSRTGRIIVMSAIDNLIKGQAGQAVQCLNLMMGWDEDLGLPKLGFYP